The Listeria monocytogenes genome window below encodes:
- the gadC gene encoding glutamate:gamma-aminobutyrate antiporter — MSKQAKSLTLFGFFAITASMVMTVYEYPTFATSGFHLVFFLLLGGFLWFLPVALCAAEMATVEGWQEGGIFSWVGNTLGERFGFAAIFFQWFQITVGFVTMIYFILGALSYVFDFPALESNPFIKFIGVLVIFWGLTFSQLGGTKNTAKIAKFGFIIGILIPAIILFILGIAYVAGGNPLHVTFSKEAFIPDFSKASTLVIFVSFILAYMGVEASASHVNEMTNPKRDYPLAMIMLVVLAIALNTIGGLTISAVLPLKELSLSSGVVQTFQALILHFGSGLGWAVKLIAIMIALGVMGEVSAWVVGPSRGMYTAAEQGLLPEKMKKVNKHGVPVPLIMVQGIVVTIWAAILTFGGGGNNLSFLTAISLTVVIYLVGYLLFFIGYLVLIFKKSSLKRTYQIPGGKIVKVIVALIGLVTSVFALCISFVPPASIAAKSDMTYIVILSISFIVTVLIPFIIYAVHDKKDITPKNIKHLDSSDINKFTHPRARGEHIINPDEKHIMNQDKL; from the coding sequence ATGTCTAAACAAGCAAAGTCTTTAACCTTATTCGGATTTTTCGCCATCACGGCTTCAATGGTTATGACAGTTTATGAATATCCAACATTTGCCACTTCCGGCTTTCATCTTGTATTTTTCTTACTACTTGGTGGATTTTTATGGTTCTTACCAGTCGCTTTATGTGCCGCAGAAATGGCGACAGTTGAGGGCTGGCAAGAAGGCGGTATTTTTTCTTGGGTGGGAAATACACTCGGGGAACGTTTTGGTTTTGCCGCAATCTTCTTTCAGTGGTTTCAAATAACGGTCGGATTCGTGACAATGATTTACTTCATTCTCGGCGCACTTTCTTATGTGTTTGATTTTCCCGCGCTCGAATCGAATCCTTTTATTAAATTTATTGGTGTATTAGTTATTTTTTGGGGACTTACTTTTTCCCAATTAGGTGGTACGAAAAACACGGCTAAAATCGCGAAATTTGGTTTTATTATCGGTATTCTCATCCCAGCAATCATCTTATTTATCTTAGGTATTGCTTATGTTGCTGGCGGGAATCCACTTCATGTCACTTTTTCCAAAGAGGCGTTTATCCCGGATTTCTCAAAAGCTTCAACATTAGTCATCTTCGTGTCCTTTATACTCGCTTACATGGGTGTTGAAGCTTCCGCAAGCCACGTCAATGAAATGACCAATCCAAAACGCGATTATCCACTAGCAATGATTATGCTCGTAGTTCTCGCCATCGCACTGAATACAATCGGCGGCTTAACAATCTCTGCTGTATTACCTTTGAAAGAGTTATCTCTTAGCTCGGGCGTCGTGCAAACATTCCAAGCGTTAATTCTGCATTTTGGTTCCGGCTTAGGTTGGGCTGTAAAACTCATTGCCATCATGATTGCGCTTGGCGTCATGGGCGAAGTTAGTGCCTGGGTAGTCGGCCCATCACGTGGAATGTACACTGCAGCAGAACAAGGCTTACTTCCAGAAAAAATGAAAAAAGTAAATAAACATGGCGTCCCTGTCCCACTTATTATGGTTCAAGGCATCGTAGTAACCATTTGGGCAGCTATTCTCACATTCGGTGGTGGCGGAAATAATTTATCATTCCTAACTGCCATTTCCCTAACTGTTGTCATTTATTTAGTCGGCTATTTACTCTTTTTCATCGGTTACTTGGTACTTATTTTCAAAAAATCGAGCTTAAAACGCACCTATCAAATCCCTGGTGGCAAAATTGTTAAAGTGATTGTAGCACTAATTGGCTTAGTAACATCCGTTTTCGCTTTATGTATCTCTTTTGTTCCACCAGCATCCATCGCCGCAAAAAGCGATATGACATATATTGTTATCTTATCGATTAGTTTTATCGTCACCGTGTTAATTCCATTTATTATCTACGCCGTGCACGATAAAAAAGACATCACGCCCAAAAATATTAAACATTTAGACTCAAGCGACATCAATAAATTCACCCACCCAAGAGCTCGCGGCGAACACATTATTAATCCCGACGAAAAACATATTATGAATCAAGACAAATTATAG
- a CDS encoding glutamate decarboxylase has protein sequence MLYSKENKESYLEPVFGSSAEDRDIPKYTLGKEPLEPRIAYRLVKDELLDEGSARQNLATFCQTYMEDEATKLMSETLEKNAIDKSEYPRTAELENRCVNIIADLWHAPKDQKFMGTSTIGSSEACMLGGMAMKFAWRKRAEKLGLDIYAQKPNLVISSGYQVCWEKFCVYWDIDMRVVPMDKDHMQLNTDQVLDYVDEYTIGVVGILGITYTGRYDDIYALNEKLEEYNSKTDYKVYIHVDAASGGFFTPFVEPDIIWDFRLKNVISINTSGHKYGLVYPGIGWVLWKDESYLPEELIFKVSYLGGEMPTMQINFSRSASHIIGQYYNFLRYGFEGYRTIHQKTSDVAQYLAHAVEQTGYFEIYNDGSHLPIVCYKLKDDASVKWTLYDLADRLQMRGWQVPAYPLPKNLENIIIQRYVCRADLGFNMAEEFIQDFQASIQELNNAHILFHDTQQSGVHGFTH, from the coding sequence ATGTTATATAGTAAAGAAAATAAAGAAAGTTATTTAGAACCAGTTTTCGGATCAAGTGCAGAGGATCGTGATATTCCTAAATACACACTAGGAAAAGAACCACTCGAACCTCGGATAGCTTACCGTTTAGTGAAAGACGAACTTTTAGATGAAGGTTCCGCTCGCCAAAACCTAGCTACTTTTTGTCAAACTTATATGGAAGACGAAGCAACCAAATTAATGTCCGAAACCTTAGAAAAAAATGCGATCGATAAATCGGAATACCCAAGAACAGCTGAACTTGAAAATCGGTGCGTTAATATTATCGCCGACTTATGGCATGCACCTAAGGACCAAAAATTTATGGGGACTTCCACAATTGGCTCTAGTGAAGCGTGTATGCTTGGCGGAATGGCAATGAAATTTGCTTGGAGAAAACGTGCGGAAAAACTTGGCTTAGATATTTATGCGCAAAAACCAAACCTCGTTATCTCCTCTGGCTATCAAGTATGCTGGGAAAAATTCTGTGTCTACTGGGATATCGATATGCGCGTTGTTCCAATGGATAAAGACCACATGCAACTGAATACCGACCAAGTACTTGATTACGTCGACGAATATACAATCGGCGTTGTCGGCATCCTCGGCATCACTTACACAGGCCGCTACGATGACATCTACGCACTTAACGAAAAATTAGAAGAATACAATAGCAAAACAGATTATAAAGTTTATATTCACGTTGACGCAGCTAGTGGCGGTTTCTTCACTCCATTTGTCGAACCTGACATTATCTGGGACTTCCGCTTGAAAAACGTTATCTCCATTAATACTTCTGGTCACAAATACGGCCTCGTTTATCCAGGTATCGGTTGGGTCCTTTGGAAAGATGAAAGCTACCTACCAGAAGAACTCATTTTTAAAGTCAGCTACCTTGGCGGAGAAATGCCAACCATGCAAATCAATTTCTCCCGTAGCGCCAGCCACATCATCGGTCAATACTACAATTTCTTACGCTACGGCTTCGAAGGCTACCGCACCATTCACCAAAAAACAAGCGATGTCGCGCAATACCTTGCTCATGCAGTCGAACAAACCGGCTACTTTGAAATTTATAACGACGGCTCCCATTTACCAATCGTCTGCTATAAATTAAAAGACGACGCTAGCGTAAAATGGACATTATATGATTTAGCGGACCGCCTCCAAATGCGCGGCTGGCAAGTTCCCGCATACCCACTACCAAAAAACTTAGAAAACATCATCATCCAACGTTATGTCTGCCGCGCTGACCTCGGTTTCAACATGGCAGAAGAATTCATCCAAGATTTCCAAGCCTCTATTCAAGAACTAAACAACGCCCACATTCTCTTCCACGATACCCAACAATCCGGCGTCCACGGCTTCACACATTAA
- a CDS encoding helix-turn-helix domain-containing protein — protein sequence MLTNYIEKDIKRKCLICDFLLKNKHTNLDEIAEYMETSRVTVRSDIHALNEELNGLIVIQMKECADNWVYQCRLQNGATERKVLYKLYDNSMFLKCVAFFVTNVEERKFTDFMDTYFISHSHAYRLKHKVEAFLREIDLTLDNNRITGKEYRVRYLIALLQAEYGVLIYPLLDEEKQMIDDFMATLNLRINIDTLAHNAEGHAYFRSLISMVFKRDIPTSAIILDEQCQKYIESSSFLDMVRKSSKETLEKELGQEFSYNDYLYLMLIYYSTNFSIIDASMKKVELEQFNNLIMKNADLQVLIDLFEEYFGPEVVNHSLFRAALCYFLKKTLFNLQGLIPSNERLLDKKYEPLYMVVKNVLERWNEASEYRVLLIDSHINYLTIHLYPLIYKWNNPVQICIFSFNLINFESCKFQVEQELGRKVTVHETMFNSVEELNQVLAESSEPTIVLCHPNCEMELKEAVDGIIIPISLAFFDRDLVDVERAIQSLRIKEHEKRLAYLRG from the coding sequence ATGCTTACGAATTATATTGAAAAGGATATCAAAAGAAAATGTTTGATTTGTGATTTTCTACTTAAGAATAAGCATACGAATTTAGATGAAATTGCGGAATATATGGAGACTTCGCGGGTGACGGTAAGGTCGGATATTCATGCGTTAAATGAAGAATTGAATGGCTTGATTGTTATTCAGATGAAAGAATGTGCAGATAATTGGGTGTACCAATGTCGATTGCAAAATGGGGCAACGGAGCGGAAAGTTTTGTACAAATTATATGATAACTCGATGTTTTTAAAATGTGTGGCGTTTTTTGTTACGAATGTGGAGGAGCGCAAATTCACAGATTTTATGGATACGTATTTTATTTCTCATTCGCATGCGTATCGGTTGAAGCACAAGGTAGAAGCGTTTCTTCGAGAAATTGATTTGACACTTGATAATAATCGAATTACTGGGAAGGAATATAGGGTTCGGTATTTGATTGCGCTTCTTCAAGCAGAATATGGTGTGCTTATTTATCCACTTTTGGATGAGGAGAAGCAAATGATTGATGACTTTATGGCGACGTTGAATTTGCGGATTAATATTGATACGTTGGCGCATAATGCGGAAGGTCATGCGTATTTTCGGTCGCTGATTTCGATGGTGTTTAAGAGGGATATTCCGACTAGTGCAATTATATTGGATGAACAGTGTCAAAAATATATTGAGTCTTCAAGCTTTCTTGATATGGTTCGGAAAAGTAGTAAGGAAACACTTGAAAAAGAGCTTGGTCAGGAGTTTTCATATAATGATTACTTGTATTTAATGCTGATTTATTATTCGACTAATTTTAGTATCATTGATGCTTCCATGAAAAAGGTGGAGTTGGAGCAGTTTAATAATTTGATAATGAAAAATGCGGATTTACAAGTTTTGATTGATTTATTTGAGGAATATTTTGGTCCGGAGGTTGTTAATCATTCACTTTTTCGGGCGGCACTTTGTTACTTTTTGAAGAAGACGTTGTTTAATTTGCAGGGGCTTATTCCGAGTAATGAGCGATTACTGGATAAAAAGTATGAGCCACTTTATATGGTTGTGAAAAATGTTTTGGAGCGCTGGAATGAGGCTAGTGAATATCGAGTATTATTAATTGATTCGCACATTAATTATTTGACGATTCATTTGTATCCTCTGATTTATAAATGGAACAATCCGGTGCAAATTTGTATTTTTTCCTTTAATTTAATTAATTTCGAGTCGTGTAAGTTTCAGGTTGAGCAAGAGCTGGGGCGGAAGGTGACGGTGCATGAGACGATGTTTAATTCAGTGGAGGAGTTGAACCAGGTTTTAGCGGAGTCAAGTGAGCCAACGATTGTGCTTTGCCATCCGAACTGTGAAATGGAATTAAAGGAAGCGGTAGATGGGATAATTATTCCGATTTCCTTGGCTTTTTTTGACAGAGATCTTGTAGATGTAGAAAGGGCGATTCAGTCGCTTAGAATAAAAGAACATGAAAAAAGGCTAGCCTATTTGAGAGGCTAG
- a CDS encoding macro domain-containing protein: MAKGNTIIAHICNDVGGWGKGFVLAISRKWKEPEKAYRKWYKDKNGFELGEVQLIPVTDYISICNMIGQKGIKTGSTGAPIRYEAVESCLEKLSKIAKEQQASIHMPRIGCGLAGGKWEIIEPIIRKTLIEDGIEVYIYDFD; encoded by the coding sequence ATGGCTAAAGGAAATACAATTATTGCACATATTTGTAATGATGTAGGTGGTTGGGGAAAAGGCTTTGTTTTAGCTATTTCAAGAAAGTGGAAAGAGCCTGAGAAAGCTTATAGAAAATGGTATAAAGATAAGAATGGTTTTGAACTGGGAGAAGTTCAACTAATTCCAGTGACTGATTATATAAGTATTTGCAATATGATTGGTCAGAAAGGAATAAAAACAGGTTCGACAGGTGCGCCAATTCGATATGAAGCGGTGGAAAGTTGTTTAGAAAAATTAAGTAAAATAGCGAAAGAGCAACAAGCGAGTATTCATATGCCGAGAATTGGGTGTGGATTAGCTGGGGGGAAATGGGAAATTATTGAACCTATTATCAGAAAAACACTTATAGAAGATGGTATCGAAGTGTATATTTATGATTTTGATTAG